In Malus sylvestris chromosome 16, drMalSylv7.2, whole genome shotgun sequence, the following are encoded in one genomic region:
- the LOC126606942 gene encoding FIP1[V]-like protein isoform X2: MEDFDDDFGDLYAGVEAQANSAMNGAPDFAHFYTEPEEDVSEDNGKAKTTSPGTDSDGEELGEKVSALEENEDYSGSDSEDDLKIVLNDEDCEGKVFPNGGRWRVKNDEHEDEDSDGFPATKEYKYIRTQGPTSLSNGKGSEAVGSASSMSVRGDHENSLCYQRKGLSSQISCIGDTPNQMVPQNRYGFRLPWYRTILDVNIESFEEKPWRYPEVDVTDYFNFGLKEDSWKQYCISLEQLRLTSMQFRIPVSRASKLYQAKEAGSEYDKFAQETIYKETNNAGPRKFAPPSRDSDSSFRELELPKGRAIQIEDSMVERQPSFDGRHPRSLDSDVVIQIAVQDGTEETTNSGEEQGHTNCTAHEASENVECNANGNRTIPAKEDDLSVGTPEGNTRIAYSCSRRISATHPMTIDSDQRNDQCVDLDGYDYRQGNAVSLETTEITNKTKDNVGGDTLYVDQCMMEAQLSLGDDDQLSPTSFASDYEASKNSVHFDPEDINTPATSSFKNPKSNGIKRKVVDIKDYSMPKSPARKEHKHQQRRLDSVVEPKIHINDDASPTSEMDDLYDRDSSLNSSRRKKILPDFGCSDGEDISDYKESRHYGRRHADNHVHTAKTNYLDRKGSHNIQDKVGPFFRKNWNEGEYFCEDRDTDWHRFGRTQFTNERSLLPSRKSRGWHSKYSPPTVKERDAQFKRNANKLQFKKIPNHGGGCFGYKHEDDFVGEKFGRHASFTDRKRNTLDEFDEWQFPRLRRDLGGRDGYVAKPVFDWDDSWSGKIEDEYCRHGENQYLSNQLYRDLHAGEGRWNDSLSPRNDVSYSRTAERYGRREREIYSAESKESNWFDNRYDADEIDDIIYPSDQFKWRRSNWRSSVLHWTEDQLTVRHHGDKLYSERSSRSYQKYVRHEKFHAKYGSYNDAMHVDMLSEHDRLELKREGSSAHCINSSSKMYIGKHERTALRCRGSIDLVVGEGKSSVRSYKRGTLIHNGRQENMDPEIGGEQTTLADSSGSRTVQFNTRKVGHNQNNAKGLDKFPVTAQNGDMDVEEGQIVTDGLNTAHLQGRHASEYSAAASKVKRRTFAGESGSSGNKVAEGYDNQRILETKAKMEKRGERFKEPIILKKEPDKLSKPEIDLVVETAEAQLHRPSRKRRWGGIEVV; this comes from the exons ATGGAGGATTTTGACGATGATTTCGGGGATTTATATGCCGGCGTCGAAGCGCAGGCCAATTCGGCCATGAATGGCGCACCGGACTTCGCTCACTTTTACACAGAACCAGAAGAAGATGTCAGTGAGGATAATGGAAAGGCGAAAACCACTAGTCCTGGAACCGATTCTGACGGCGAGGAGTTGGGCGAGAAAGTTTCTGCTTTGGAGGAGAATGAGGATTACAGTGGAAGTGATAGCGAGGATGACCTGAAAATAGTGCTGAATGATGAGGACTGTGAGGGCAAAGTGTTTCCAAATGGCGGCCGATGGCGCGTGAAGAATGATGAGCATGAGGATGAGGATAGTGATGGGTTTCCGGCTACGAAAGAGTACAAG TACATAAGGACTCAAGGACCAACTTCTCTAAGCAATGGAAAGGGCAGTGAGGCTGTGGGTTCAGCGTCTTCCATGTCGGTTAGAGGAGACCATGAAAACAGTTTGTGCTATCAACGCAAGGGTTTGAGCTCTCAGATTAGTTGTATTGGTGATACACCTAATCAAATGGTGCCTCAAAATAGATATGGTTTCAGACTTCCTTGGTACCG GACCATACTTGACGTCAACATTGAATCATTTGAGGAGAAGCCATGGAGGTATCCTGAGGTTGATGTAACGGATTATTTCAATTTCGGTTTGAAAGAGGACAGTTGGAAACAGTACTGTATCTCCCTG GAACAACTACGGCTAACATCTATGCAGTTTAGGATCCCTGTCTCAAGAGCTTCAAAACTTTATCAG GCTAAAGAAGCTGGATCTGAGTATGATAAATTCGCCCAGGAAACTATTTATAAAGAAACGAACAATGCTGGACCAAGAAAGTTTGCTCCTCCATCTAGAGATTCTGATTCCAGTTTCAGAGAGTTGGAACTG CCAAAAGGAAGAGCAATTCAGATTGAAGATAGTATGGTTGAACGCCAACCATCTTTTGATGGTAGGCATCCACGTAGTTTGGATTCTGATGTTGTGATACAG ATTGCGGTGCAGGACGGCACTGAGGAAACCACAAACTCTGGTGAGGAACAGGGCCATACAAATTGTACGGCACATGAGGCATCTGAAAATGTGGAATGTAATGCTAATGGTAACCGAACTATTCCTGCCAAAGAAGATGATTTATCAGTTGGAACTCCAGAAGGAAACACAAGGATAGCATACAG TTGTTCCCGGAGGATCAGTGCCACTCATCCAATGACAATAGATTCTGATCAAAGAAATGACCAGTGTGTTGATCTGGATGGGTACGACTATAGGCAGGGGAATGCTGTCTCATTGGAGACGacagaaattacaaataaaacaaaGGACAATGTTGGTGGGGATACTTTATATGTTGATCAATGCATGATGGAAGCACAATTATCACTTGGTGATGACGATCAACTTAGCCCCACTTCCTTTGCAAGTGATTATGAGGCATCCAAGAATAGTGTTCATTTTGATCCAGAAGATATTAATACTCCTGCCACATCATCTTTTAAGAACCCAAAAAGCAATGGCATCAAGAGAAAAGTAGTTGATATCAAAGATTACTCCATGCCTAAAAGTCCTGCTCGAAAGGAGCATAAACATCAGCAAAGGAGGCTTGACAGTGTTGTTGAACCAAAGATTCATATTAATGATGATGCGTCCCCCACCTCAGAAATGGACGACCTTTATGACAGAGATAGCTCATTGAATTCTAGCAGACGGAAGAAAATTCTGCCAGATTTTGGCTGTAGTGATGGAGAAGATATTTCAGATTATAAAGAATCAAGGCATTATGGTAGAAGACATGCTGACAACCATGTTCATACTGCTAAAACAAATTATTTGGATAGAAAAGGTAGTCACAATATCCAAGACAAGGTCGGTCCATTTTTCAGAAAAAACTGGAATGAAGGGGAGTATTTTTGTGAAGATAGGGATACAGATTGGCATCGTTTTGGAAGAACACAATTCACTAACGAGAGGAGTCTTCTCCCGAGCAGGAAGTCCAGGGGCTGGCACTCCAAGTATTCCCCACCgactgttaaagaaagggaTGCACAATTTAAAAGGAACGCCAACAAACTGCAGTTTAAGAAAATACCCAACCATGGTGGTGGCTGTTTTGGTTATAAACATGAAGATGACTTTGTGGGAGAAAAATTTGGGAGACATGCTTCATTTACTGACCGAAAAAGGAATACTTTGGATGAATTTGATGAATGGCAGTTTCCTCGACTCAGGAGAGATTTAGGGGGAAGGGATGGATATGTTGCCAAACCTGTTTTTGATTGGGATGATTCATGGTCTGGGAAAATTGAAGATGAATATTGCAGACATGGAGAAAATCAATACTTGTCCAATCAGTTGTACAGAGATTTACATGCAGGTGAAGGAAGATGGAATGATTCTCTATCACCAAGAAATGATGTTTCTTACTCAAGAACTGCTGAAAGATATGGGAGACGTGAACGAGAAATATACTCTGCTGAATCCAAAGAGAGTAACTGGTTTGATAATCGTTATGATGCTGATGAAATTGATGATATCATTTATCCGAGTGATCAGTTTAAGTGGAGAAGATCTAACTGGCGATCCTCGGTCCTACACTGGACTGAGGATCAGTTAACTGTCAGGCACCATGGTGACAAATTGTATTCTGAGAGGTCATCCCGTTCATATCAGAAATATGTAAGACATGAAAAATTTCATGCTAAATATGGTTCCTACAATGATGCAATGCATGTTGATATGCTATCAGAGCATGATAGATTAGAATTGAAGAGAGAAGGAAGTAGTGCTCACTGTATTAATAGTAGTTCTAAGATGTATATCGGTAAGCATGAGCGGACAGCCCTGAGGTGCAGAGGTTCGATTGACTTGGTTGTTGGGGAAGGAAAG TCCTCTGTAAGAAGCTACAAACGTGGAACTTTGATTCACAATGGTAGGCAGGAAAATATGGATCCAGAGATTGGTGGGGAGCAGACAACTTTAGCGGATTCTAGTGGATCAAGGACAGTCCAATTTAACACCCGAAAAGTTGGACACAACCAAAACAATGCGAAAGGGCTTGATAAGTTTCCAGTTACAGCTCAAAATGGTGATATGGATGTTGAAGAAGGCCAGATTGTAACAGACGGCCTCAATACAGCACACCTACAGGGAAGACATGCTTCTGAGTATTCAGCAGCAGCTTCCAAAGTGAAAAGGCGAACGTTTGCCGGAGAAAGCGGTTCCAGTGGGAACAAGGTTGCAGAAGGATATGACAACCAAAGGATTCTTGAGACAAAGGCAAAAATGGAGAAACGCGGGGAACGGTTTAAGGAGCCAATCATCCTGAAAAAAGAGCCAGACAAGTTGTCCAAGCCTGAGATTGATCTTGTAGTTGAAACAGCTGAAGCACAGCTACATAGGCCATCCCGAAAGAGGCGATGGGGCGGTATAGAGGTTGTTTAG
- the LOC126606942 gene encoding FIP1[V]-like protein isoform X3: MEDFDDDFGDLYAGVEAQANSAMNGAPDFAHFYTEPEEDVSEDNGKAKTTSPGTDSDGEELGEKVSALEENEDYSGSDSEDDLKIVLNDEDCEGKVFPNGGRWRVKNDEHEDEDSDGFPATKEYKYIRTQGPTSLSNGKGSEAVGSASSMSVRGDHENSLCYQRKGLSSQISCIGDTPNQMVPQNRYGFRLPWYRTILDVNIESFEEKPWRYPEVDVTDYFNFGLKEDSWKQYCISLEQLRLTSMQFRIPVSRASKLYQAKEAGSEYDKFAQETIYKETNNAGPRKFAPPSRDSDSSFRELELPKGRAIQIEDSMVERQPSFDGRHPRSLDSDVVIQIAVQDGTEETTNSGEEQGHTNCTAHEASENVECNANGNRTIPAKEDDLSVGTPEGNTRIAYSCSRRISATHPMTIDSDQRNDQCVDLDGYDYRQGNAVSLETTEITNKTKDNVGGDTLYVDQCMMEAQLSLGDDDQLSPTSFASDYEASKNSVHFDPEDINTPATSSFKNPKSNGIKRKVVDIKDYSMPKSPARKEHKHQQRRLDSVVEPKIHINDDASPTSEMDDLYDRDSSLNSSRRKKILPDFGCSDGEDISDYKESRHYGRRHADNHVHTAKTNYLDRKGSHNIQDKVGPFFRKNWNEGEYFCEDRDTDWHRFGRTQFTNERSLLPSRKSRGWHSKYSPPTVKERDAQFKRNANKLQFKKIPNHGGGCFGYKHEDDFVGEKFGRHASFTDRKRNTLDEFDEWQFPRLRRDLGGRDGYVAKPVFDWDDSWSGKIEDEYCRHGENQYLSNQLYRDLHAGEGRWNDSLSPRNDVSYSRTAERYGRREREIYSAESKESNWFDNRYDADEIDDIIYPSDQFKWRRSNWRSSVLHWTEDQLTVRHHGDKLYSERSSRSYQKYSSVRSYKRGTLIHNGRQENMDPEIGGEQTTLADSSGSRTVQFNTRKVGHNQNNAKGLDKFPVTAQNGDMDVEEGQIVTDGLNTAHLQGRHASEYSAAASKVKRRTFAGESGSSGNKVAEGYDNQRILETKAKMEKRGERFKEPIILKKEPDKLSKPEIDLVVETAEAQLHRPSRKRRWGGIEVV, translated from the exons ATGGAGGATTTTGACGATGATTTCGGGGATTTATATGCCGGCGTCGAAGCGCAGGCCAATTCGGCCATGAATGGCGCACCGGACTTCGCTCACTTTTACACAGAACCAGAAGAAGATGTCAGTGAGGATAATGGAAAGGCGAAAACCACTAGTCCTGGAACCGATTCTGACGGCGAGGAGTTGGGCGAGAAAGTTTCTGCTTTGGAGGAGAATGAGGATTACAGTGGAAGTGATAGCGAGGATGACCTGAAAATAGTGCTGAATGATGAGGACTGTGAGGGCAAAGTGTTTCCAAATGGCGGCCGATGGCGCGTGAAGAATGATGAGCATGAGGATGAGGATAGTGATGGGTTTCCGGCTACGAAAGAGTACAAG TACATAAGGACTCAAGGACCAACTTCTCTAAGCAATGGAAAGGGCAGTGAGGCTGTGGGTTCAGCGTCTTCCATGTCGGTTAGAGGAGACCATGAAAACAGTTTGTGCTATCAACGCAAGGGTTTGAGCTCTCAGATTAGTTGTATTGGTGATACACCTAATCAAATGGTGCCTCAAAATAGATATGGTTTCAGACTTCCTTGGTACCG GACCATACTTGACGTCAACATTGAATCATTTGAGGAGAAGCCATGGAGGTATCCTGAGGTTGATGTAACGGATTATTTCAATTTCGGTTTGAAAGAGGACAGTTGGAAACAGTACTGTATCTCCCTG GAACAACTACGGCTAACATCTATGCAGTTTAGGATCCCTGTCTCAAGAGCTTCAAAACTTTATCAG GCTAAAGAAGCTGGATCTGAGTATGATAAATTCGCCCAGGAAACTATTTATAAAGAAACGAACAATGCTGGACCAAGAAAGTTTGCTCCTCCATCTAGAGATTCTGATTCCAGTTTCAGAGAGTTGGAACTG CCAAAAGGAAGAGCAATTCAGATTGAAGATAGTATGGTTGAACGCCAACCATCTTTTGATGGTAGGCATCCACGTAGTTTGGATTCTGATGTTGTGATACAG ATTGCGGTGCAGGACGGCACTGAGGAAACCACAAACTCTGGTGAGGAACAGGGCCATACAAATTGTACGGCACATGAGGCATCTGAAAATGTGGAATGTAATGCTAATGGTAACCGAACTATTCCTGCCAAAGAAGATGATTTATCAGTTGGAACTCCAGAAGGAAACACAAGGATAGCATACAG TTGTTCCCGGAGGATCAGTGCCACTCATCCAATGACAATAGATTCTGATCAAAGAAATGACCAGTGTGTTGATCTGGATGGGTACGACTATAGGCAGGGGAATGCTGTCTCATTGGAGACGacagaaattacaaataaaacaaaGGACAATGTTGGTGGGGATACTTTATATGTTGATCAATGCATGATGGAAGCACAATTATCACTTGGTGATGACGATCAACTTAGCCCCACTTCCTTTGCAAGTGATTATGAGGCATCCAAGAATAGTGTTCATTTTGATCCAGAAGATATTAATACTCCTGCCACATCATCTTTTAAGAACCCAAAAAGCAATGGCATCAAGAGAAAAGTAGTTGATATCAAAGATTACTCCATGCCTAAAAGTCCTGCTCGAAAGGAGCATAAACATCAGCAAAGGAGGCTTGACAGTGTTGTTGAACCAAAGATTCATATTAATGATGATGCGTCCCCCACCTCAGAAATGGACGACCTTTATGACAGAGATAGCTCATTGAATTCTAGCAGACGGAAGAAAATTCTGCCAGATTTTGGCTGTAGTGATGGAGAAGATATTTCAGATTATAAAGAATCAAGGCATTATGGTAGAAGACATGCTGACAACCATGTTCATACTGCTAAAACAAATTATTTGGATAGAAAAGGTAGTCACAATATCCAAGACAAGGTCGGTCCATTTTTCAGAAAAAACTGGAATGAAGGGGAGTATTTTTGTGAAGATAGGGATACAGATTGGCATCGTTTTGGAAGAACACAATTCACTAACGAGAGGAGTCTTCTCCCGAGCAGGAAGTCCAGGGGCTGGCACTCCAAGTATTCCCCACCgactgttaaagaaagggaTGCACAATTTAAAAGGAACGCCAACAAACTGCAGTTTAAGAAAATACCCAACCATGGTGGTGGCTGTTTTGGTTATAAACATGAAGATGACTTTGTGGGAGAAAAATTTGGGAGACATGCTTCATTTACTGACCGAAAAAGGAATACTTTGGATGAATTTGATGAATGGCAGTTTCCTCGACTCAGGAGAGATTTAGGGGGAAGGGATGGATATGTTGCCAAACCTGTTTTTGATTGGGATGATTCATGGTCTGGGAAAATTGAAGATGAATATTGCAGACATGGAGAAAATCAATACTTGTCCAATCAGTTGTACAGAGATTTACATGCAGGTGAAGGAAGATGGAATGATTCTCTATCACCAAGAAATGATGTTTCTTACTCAAGAACTGCTGAAAGATATGGGAGACGTGAACGAGAAATATACTCTGCTGAATCCAAAGAGAGTAACTGGTTTGATAATCGTTATGATGCTGATGAAATTGATGATATCATTTATCCGAGTGATCAGTTTAAGTGGAGAAGATCTAACTGGCGATCCTCGGTCCTACACTGGACTGAGGATCAGTTAACTGTCAGGCACCATGGTGACAAATTGTATTCTGAGAGGTCATCCCGTTCATATCAGAAATAT TCCTCTGTAAGAAGCTACAAACGTGGAACTTTGATTCACAATGGTAGGCAGGAAAATATGGATCCAGAGATTGGTGGGGAGCAGACAACTTTAGCGGATTCTAGTGGATCAAGGACAGTCCAATTTAACACCCGAAAAGTTGGACACAACCAAAACAATGCGAAAGGGCTTGATAAGTTTCCAGTTACAGCTCAAAATGGTGATATGGATGTTGAAGAAGGCCAGATTGTAACAGACGGCCTCAATACAGCACACCTACAGGGAAGACATGCTTCTGAGTATTCAGCAGCAGCTTCCAAAGTGAAAAGGCGAACGTTTGCCGGAGAAAGCGGTTCCAGTGGGAACAAGGTTGCAGAAGGATATGACAACCAAAGGATTCTTGAGACAAAGGCAAAAATGGAGAAACGCGGGGAACGGTTTAAGGAGCCAATCATCCTGAAAAAAGAGCCAGACAAGTTGTCCAAGCCTGAGATTGATCTTGTAGTTGAAACAGCTGAAGCACAGCTACATAGGCCATCCCGAAAGAGGCGATGGGGCGGTATAGAGGTTGTTTAG
- the LOC126606942 gene encoding FIP1[V]-like protein isoform X1 has protein sequence MEDFDDDFGDLYAGVEAQANSAMNGAPDFAHFYTEPEEDVSEDNGKAKTTSPGTDSDGEELGEKVSALEENEDYSGSDSEDDLKIVLNDEDCEGKVFPNGGRWRVKNDEHEDEDSDGFPATKEYKYIRTQGPTSLSNGKGSEAVGSASSMSVRGDHENSLCYQRKGLSSQISCIGDTPNQMVPQNRYGFRLPWYRTILDVNIESFEEKPWRYPEVDVTDYFNFGLKEDSWKQYCISLEQLRLTSMQFRIPVSRASKLYQAKEAGSEYDKFAQETIYKETNNAGPRKFAPPSRDSDSSFRELELPKGRAIQIEDSMVERQPSFDGRHPRSLDSDVVIQIAVQDGTEETTNSGEEQGHTNCTAHEASENVECNANGNRTIPAKEDDLSVGTPEGNTRIAYSCSRRISATHPMTIDSDQRNDQCVDLDGYDYRQGNAVSLETTEITNKTKDNVGGDTLYVDQCMMEAQLSLGDDDQLSPTSFASDYEASKNSVHFDPEDINTPATSSFKNPKSNGIKRKVVDIKDYSMPKSPARKEHKHQQRRLDSVVEPKIHINDDASPTSEMDDLYDRDSSLNSSRRKKILPDFGCSDGEDISDYKESRHYGRRHADNHVHTAKTNYLDRKGSHNIQDKVGPFFRKNWNEGEYFCEDRDTDWHRFGRTQFTNERSLLPSRKSRGWHSKYSPPTVKERDAQFKRNANKLQFKKIPNHGGGCFGYKHEDDFVGEKFGRHASFTDRKRNTLDEFDEWQFPRLRRDLGGRDGYVAKPVFDWDDSWSGKIEDEYCRHGENQYLSNQLYRDLHAGEGRWNDSLSPRNDVSYSRTAERYGRREREIYSAESKESNWFDNRYDADEIDDIIYPSDQFKWRRSNWRSSVLHWTEDQLTVRHHGDKLYSERSSRSYQKYVRHEKFHAKYGSYNDAMHVDMLSEHDRLELKREGSSAHCINSSSKMYIGKHERTALRCRGSIDLVVGEGKVQLGEPKSSVRSYKRGTLIHNGRQENMDPEIGGEQTTLADSSGSRTVQFNTRKVGHNQNNAKGLDKFPVTAQNGDMDVEEGQIVTDGLNTAHLQGRHASEYSAAASKVKRRTFAGESGSSGNKVAEGYDNQRILETKAKMEKRGERFKEPIILKKEPDKLSKPEIDLVVETAEAQLHRPSRKRRWGGIEVV, from the exons ATGGAGGATTTTGACGATGATTTCGGGGATTTATATGCCGGCGTCGAAGCGCAGGCCAATTCGGCCATGAATGGCGCACCGGACTTCGCTCACTTTTACACAGAACCAGAAGAAGATGTCAGTGAGGATAATGGAAAGGCGAAAACCACTAGTCCTGGAACCGATTCTGACGGCGAGGAGTTGGGCGAGAAAGTTTCTGCTTTGGAGGAGAATGAGGATTACAGTGGAAGTGATAGCGAGGATGACCTGAAAATAGTGCTGAATGATGAGGACTGTGAGGGCAAAGTGTTTCCAAATGGCGGCCGATGGCGCGTGAAGAATGATGAGCATGAGGATGAGGATAGTGATGGGTTTCCGGCTACGAAAGAGTACAAG TACATAAGGACTCAAGGACCAACTTCTCTAAGCAATGGAAAGGGCAGTGAGGCTGTGGGTTCAGCGTCTTCCATGTCGGTTAGAGGAGACCATGAAAACAGTTTGTGCTATCAACGCAAGGGTTTGAGCTCTCAGATTAGTTGTATTGGTGATACACCTAATCAAATGGTGCCTCAAAATAGATATGGTTTCAGACTTCCTTGGTACCG GACCATACTTGACGTCAACATTGAATCATTTGAGGAGAAGCCATGGAGGTATCCTGAGGTTGATGTAACGGATTATTTCAATTTCGGTTTGAAAGAGGACAGTTGGAAACAGTACTGTATCTCCCTG GAACAACTACGGCTAACATCTATGCAGTTTAGGATCCCTGTCTCAAGAGCTTCAAAACTTTATCAG GCTAAAGAAGCTGGATCTGAGTATGATAAATTCGCCCAGGAAACTATTTATAAAGAAACGAACAATGCTGGACCAAGAAAGTTTGCTCCTCCATCTAGAGATTCTGATTCCAGTTTCAGAGAGTTGGAACTG CCAAAAGGAAGAGCAATTCAGATTGAAGATAGTATGGTTGAACGCCAACCATCTTTTGATGGTAGGCATCCACGTAGTTTGGATTCTGATGTTGTGATACAG ATTGCGGTGCAGGACGGCACTGAGGAAACCACAAACTCTGGTGAGGAACAGGGCCATACAAATTGTACGGCACATGAGGCATCTGAAAATGTGGAATGTAATGCTAATGGTAACCGAACTATTCCTGCCAAAGAAGATGATTTATCAGTTGGAACTCCAGAAGGAAACACAAGGATAGCATACAG TTGTTCCCGGAGGATCAGTGCCACTCATCCAATGACAATAGATTCTGATCAAAGAAATGACCAGTGTGTTGATCTGGATGGGTACGACTATAGGCAGGGGAATGCTGTCTCATTGGAGACGacagaaattacaaataaaacaaaGGACAATGTTGGTGGGGATACTTTATATGTTGATCAATGCATGATGGAAGCACAATTATCACTTGGTGATGACGATCAACTTAGCCCCACTTCCTTTGCAAGTGATTATGAGGCATCCAAGAATAGTGTTCATTTTGATCCAGAAGATATTAATACTCCTGCCACATCATCTTTTAAGAACCCAAAAAGCAATGGCATCAAGAGAAAAGTAGTTGATATCAAAGATTACTCCATGCCTAAAAGTCCTGCTCGAAAGGAGCATAAACATCAGCAAAGGAGGCTTGACAGTGTTGTTGAACCAAAGATTCATATTAATGATGATGCGTCCCCCACCTCAGAAATGGACGACCTTTATGACAGAGATAGCTCATTGAATTCTAGCAGACGGAAGAAAATTCTGCCAGATTTTGGCTGTAGTGATGGAGAAGATATTTCAGATTATAAAGAATCAAGGCATTATGGTAGAAGACATGCTGACAACCATGTTCATACTGCTAAAACAAATTATTTGGATAGAAAAGGTAGTCACAATATCCAAGACAAGGTCGGTCCATTTTTCAGAAAAAACTGGAATGAAGGGGAGTATTTTTGTGAAGATAGGGATACAGATTGGCATCGTTTTGGAAGAACACAATTCACTAACGAGAGGAGTCTTCTCCCGAGCAGGAAGTCCAGGGGCTGGCACTCCAAGTATTCCCCACCgactgttaaagaaagggaTGCACAATTTAAAAGGAACGCCAACAAACTGCAGTTTAAGAAAATACCCAACCATGGTGGTGGCTGTTTTGGTTATAAACATGAAGATGACTTTGTGGGAGAAAAATTTGGGAGACATGCTTCATTTACTGACCGAAAAAGGAATACTTTGGATGAATTTGATGAATGGCAGTTTCCTCGACTCAGGAGAGATTTAGGGGGAAGGGATGGATATGTTGCCAAACCTGTTTTTGATTGGGATGATTCATGGTCTGGGAAAATTGAAGATGAATATTGCAGACATGGAGAAAATCAATACTTGTCCAATCAGTTGTACAGAGATTTACATGCAGGTGAAGGAAGATGGAATGATTCTCTATCACCAAGAAATGATGTTTCTTACTCAAGAACTGCTGAAAGATATGGGAGACGTGAACGAGAAATATACTCTGCTGAATCCAAAGAGAGTAACTGGTTTGATAATCGTTATGATGCTGATGAAATTGATGATATCATTTATCCGAGTGATCAGTTTAAGTGGAGAAGATCTAACTGGCGATCCTCGGTCCTACACTGGACTGAGGATCAGTTAACTGTCAGGCACCATGGTGACAAATTGTATTCTGAGAGGTCATCCCGTTCATATCAGAAATATGTAAGACATGAAAAATTTCATGCTAAATATGGTTCCTACAATGATGCAATGCATGTTGATATGCTATCAGAGCATGATAGATTAGAATTGAAGAGAGAAGGAAGTAGTGCTCACTGTATTAATAGTAGTTCTAAGATGTATATCGGTAAGCATGAGCGGACAGCCCTGAGGTGCAGAGGTTCGATTGACTTGGTTGTTGGGGAAGGAAAGGTACAGTTGGGGGAACCCAAG TCCTCTGTAAGAAGCTACAAACGTGGAACTTTGATTCACAATGGTAGGCAGGAAAATATGGATCCAGAGATTGGTGGGGAGCAGACAACTTTAGCGGATTCTAGTGGATCAAGGACAGTCCAATTTAACACCCGAAAAGTTGGACACAACCAAAACAATGCGAAAGGGCTTGATAAGTTTCCAGTTACAGCTCAAAATGGTGATATGGATGTTGAAGAAGGCCAGATTGTAACAGACGGCCTCAATACAGCACACCTACAGGGAAGACATGCTTCTGAGTATTCAGCAGCAGCTTCCAAAGTGAAAAGGCGAACGTTTGCCGGAGAAAGCGGTTCCAGTGGGAACAAGGTTGCAGAAGGATATGACAACCAAAGGATTCTTGAGACAAAGGCAAAAATGGAGAAACGCGGGGAACGGTTTAAGGAGCCAATCATCCTGAAAAAAGAGCCAGACAAGTTGTCCAAGCCTGAGATTGATCTTGTAGTTGAAACAGCTGAAGCACAGCTACATAGGCCATCCCGAAAGAGGCGATGGGGCGGTATAGAGGTTGTTTAG